The proteins below come from a single Chryseobacterium bernardetii genomic window:
- a CDS encoding DeoR/GlpR family DNA-binding transcription regulator: MEKLIPRHDEILKELDDKGHVLVQDLCEKLNVSSVTIRKDLNHLESLGLLFRNHGGASKQVRYAYEKNVGEKENINVEAKQAIARAALSLIHENDCIILASGTTMHYLARMLMNFGPLTVLTSSLRVAIELCNNPNINVIQLGGEVRKSSTSIVGSISEGILKQFSCNKLFLGVDGIDLEFGISTSNAAEAHLNQVMIECADKTVVLADSSKLNKKGFGKIASLDEVDYLITDDGISKEDTSALEERGVTVIVK; encoded by the coding sequence ATGGAGAAGCTAATACCAAGACATGATGAAATCTTAAAGGAACTGGATGATAAAGGGCATGTTCTTGTTCAGGATCTTTGTGAAAAACTGAATGTTTCTTCGGTTACGATACGAAAGGATCTGAATCATCTCGAAAGTCTGGGACTTCTTTTTAGAAATCATGGAGGGGCAAGTAAGCAGGTAAGATATGCTTATGAAAAAAATGTAGGAGAAAAAGAGAATATTAATGTAGAAGCAAAACAGGCAATTGCCAGGGCTGCACTATCTTTGATTCACGAAAATGACTGTATCATATTGGCATCAGGAACCACAATGCACTATCTTGCAAGGATGCTGATGAACTTTGGCCCACTTACGGTGCTTACATCTTCACTAAGAGTAGCTATTGAACTTTGTAATAATCCCAATATTAATGTCATCCAACTGGGAGGAGAGGTGAGAAAAAGCTCAACTTCAATTGTAGGATCTATTTCAGAAGGGATTCTTAAACAATTTTCATGCAACAAGCTTTTCCTGGGAGTAGACGGAATTGACCTGGAGTTTGGGATCAGTACTTCTAATGCTGCAGAAGCGCATCTTAATCAGGTTATGATTGAATGTGCAGATAAAACGGTAGTTCTGGCAGATTCTTCTAAATTGAACAAGAAAGGTTTCGGTAAAATTGCCTCACTGGATGAAGTGGATTATCTGATTACAGATGATGGTATCAGTAAGGAAGATACGTCAGCTTTGGAGGAAAGAGGGGTTACGGTCATTGTAAAATAG
- a CDS encoding rhodanese-like domain-containing protein, whose protein sequence is MQEQIEFYQKKLMYEMDPSDLYEIFQNSTDYIAVDTRRPNGYNKEHIPSAINLPHREMTEESTQHLDKSKIYVCYCDGIGCNASTKGALKMTKLGFKVLELIGGIEWWKFDGYATEGTTPTKGSTFVCAC, encoded by the coding sequence ATGCAAGAACAAATTGAATTCTACCAGAAAAAATTAATGTACGAAATGGATCCTTCAGACTTATATGAAATATTTCAAAACAGCACTGACTATATAGCAGTAGACACCCGAAGACCAAATGGCTATAATAAAGAACATATCCCATCCGCCATCAATCTTCCTCATCGGGAAATGACAGAAGAGAGCACACAGCATCTTGACAAATCAAAAATATACGTATGCTATTGTGACGGCATCGGCTGTAATGCCTCTACAAAAGGAGCTTTAAAAATGACAAAATTGGGATTTAAGGTCCTTGAATTAATAGGTGGTATTGAATGGTGGAAGTTTGATGGCTACGCTACAGAAGGAACTACCCCTACCAAGGGTTCTACATTCGTATGTGCCTGCTAA
- a CDS encoding GNAT family N-acetyltransferase yields the protein MRIRFAEERDLTSIIELCKAHTQYERSYFKEENKKELLSKYILNRDSNIKCLIAESDTEIIGYATFFKQFSTWDAGYYMYVDCLFLKENARGNGTGKQIMELIRAFSKEEDCSIIQWQTPNFNTGAIKFYSRLGAERKNKERFFWKV from the coding sequence ATGAGAATAAGATTTGCCGAAGAAAGAGACCTCACCTCTATTATTGAATTATGTAAAGCCCACACCCAATATGAAAGAAGTTACTTTAAGGAAGAAAACAAGAAAGAACTGCTTTCTAAATATATTCTTAATCGGGATTCTAATATAAAATGCCTCATTGCTGAATCCGATACTGAAATAATAGGATATGCAACATTCTTTAAACAATTTTCAACATGGGATGCCGGCTATTATATGTATGTTGACTGCTTATTCCTGAAAGAAAACGCAAGAGGAAACGGAACAGGAAAACAAATAATGGAACTAATAAGAGCCTTTTCAAAAGAAGAGGACTGCTCAATAATCCAATGGCAAACCCCAAACTTTAATACAGGGGCCATTAAATTCTACTCACGGCTTGGAGCAGAAAGGAAAAACAAAGAAAGATTTTTCTGGAAGGTATAG
- the rpsC gene encoding 30S ribosomal protein S3 — MGQKTNPIGNRLGIIRGWDSNWFGGNDYGDRIAEDYKIRRYLEARLSKGGISKIYIERTLKLVTVTITTARPGLIIGKGGQEVDKLKEELKKLTGKDIQINIFEIKRPELDAVLVADSISKQIENRISYRRAVKMAMASTMRMGAEGIKVQISGRLNGAEMARSESFKEGRIPLSTFRADIDYHWAEAHTTYGRLGVKVWIMKGEVYGKRELSPLVGQQKKGGQSERGNRGGDRDNRRPRKNNNNNNNN, encoded by the coding sequence ATGGGACAGAAGACAAATCCAATTGGTAATAGATTAGGTATCATCAGAGGATGGGATTCTAACTGGTTTGGTGGAAACGATTATGGAGACAGAATCGCTGAAGACTACAAAATCAGAAGATACCTTGAGGCTAGATTATCTAAAGGTGGTATTTCAAAAATCTATATTGAAAGAACACTTAAATTAGTAACAGTTACAATCACTACTGCTAGACCGGGACTTATCATAGGTAAAGGAGGTCAGGAAGTTGATAAATTAAAAGAAGAGTTGAAGAAATTAACTGGTAAGGATATTCAAATCAACATCTTCGAAATCAAAAGACCTGAATTAGATGCTGTACTAGTTGCTGATAGTATTTCTAAGCAAATTGAAAACAGAATTTCTTACAGAAGAGCTGTTAAAATGGCAATGGCAAGTACTATGAGAATGGGTGCTGAAGGTATCAAAGTTCAGATCTCTGGTAGATTGAACGGAGCTGAAATGGCAAGATCAGAATCTTTCAAAGAAGGAAGAATTCCATTGTCAACTTTCAGAGCTGATATCGATTACCACTGGGCAGAGGCTCACACTACTTATGGTAGACTAGGGGTAAAAGTTTGGATCATGAAAGGTGAAGTTTACGGTAAAAGAGAACTTTCTCCACTAGTGGGACAACAGAAAAAAGGTGGTCAGTCTGAAAGAGGAAACAGAGGAGGAGACAGAGACAACAGAAGACCTAGAAAAAACAACAACAATAACAATAATAATTAA
- the rpmC gene encoding 50S ribosomal protein L29, whose product MKKADIKNLSAGDIQAQLTEAKAQYSKLKLAHAISPIENPIQIRDLRKTIARLNTELTNKQ is encoded by the coding sequence ATGAAAAAAGCTGATATTAAAAATTTAAGCGCGGGTGATATTCAAGCTCAATTAACTGAAGCAAAAGCTCAATATTCTAAATTGAAATTGGCTCATGCAATCAGCCCAATTGAAAACCCGATTCAAATCAGAGATTTGAGAAAAACAATCGCAAGACTAAACACTGAGTTAACTAACAAACAATAA
- the rpsQ gene encoding 30S ribosomal protein S17 — protein MDRNLRKERIGVVSSNKMEKTIVVSETMRMKHPMYGKFVLKTKKYTAHDENNECNEGDTVLIQETRPLSKNKRWRLVRIIEKAK, from the coding sequence ATGGATAGAAATTTAAGAAAAGAAAGAATCGGAGTGGTTTCCAGCAATAAAATGGAAAAGACCATTGTTGTTAGTGAAACGATGAGAATGAAGCACCCGATGTACGGTAAATTCGTATTAAAAACGAAAAAATATACTGCACACGACGAGAACAACGAATGCAACGAGGGAGATACAGTTTTGATCCAAGAAACTAGACCTTTGAGCAAGAACAAGAGATGGAGATTAGTAAGAATCATTGAAAAAGCTAAGTAA
- the rplV gene encoding 50S ribosomal protein L22 gives MGSRKQDSSIARKEANKDVVKASLNNCPSSPRKMRLVADIIRGEQVDKALYILKYSKKDASNKLEKLLLSAMANWQVKNEGADIEEANLIVKEIFVDSARQLKRLRPAPQGRGYRIRKRSNHVTLILGNKEN, from the coding sequence ATGGGATCAAGAAAACAAGATAGTTCAATCGCAAGAAAAGAAGCTAACAAAGACGTTGTAAAAGCTTCATTAAATAATTGCCCGTCTTCTCCAAGAAAAATGAGATTAGTTGCTGATATCATTAGAGGAGAGCAGGTAGATAAAGCTCTTTATATCTTAAAATATTCTAAGAAGGATGCATCTAACAAATTAGAGAAATTACTTCTTTCTGCTATGGCTAACTGGCAGGTGAAAAACGAAGGTGCGGATATTGAAGAAGCTAACCTTATCGTTAAAGAAATCTTCGTGGATAGCGCAAGACAATTGAAGAGACTAAGACCAGCTCCACAAGGTAGAGGGTATAGAATCAGAAAAAGATCTAACCACGTTACATTAATCTTAGGTAATAAAGAAAATTAA
- the rplX gene encoding 50S ribosomal protein L24 codes for MSKLKIKRGDNVIITTGKKDIKGKTGEVIEVIKKEGRDPRVVVAGLNIIKKHVKPSASNPQGGIVEREASIHISNVALVGKDGKAIKVGYKIEGDKKVRINKKTGETL; via the coding sequence ATGTCAAAGTTAAAAATAAAAAGAGGAGATAACGTAATCATTACTACTGGTAAGAAAGATATCAAAGGTAAGACTGGTGAAGTTATTGAAGTGATCAAGAAAGAAGGAAGAGACCCTAGAGTAGTTGTTGCAGGACTTAACATCATCAAAAAGCACGTTAAGCCTTCAGCTTCAAATCCTCAAGGAGGAATCGTTGAAAGAGAAGCTTCTATTCATATCTCAAACGTAGCTTTAGTAGGTAAAGACGGAAAAGCTATCAAAGTAGGTTACAAAATCGAAGGAGATAAGAAAGTAAGAATCAACAAAAAAACGGGTGAAACTTTATAA
- the rpsH gene encoding 30S ribosomal protein S8, with the protein MVTDPISDFLTRVRNAQSAGHKVVEIPASKIKKEITKILFDQGYILNYKFEDSAVQGSIKIALKYDKQTNKPAIKSIQRASRPGLRQYKGSAELPRVLNGLGIAIISTSKGVMTDKKAREEKVGGEVICYVY; encoded by the coding sequence ATGGTAACAGATCCAATTTCAGATTTCCTAACAAGAGTAAGGAACGCACAAAGCGCAGGCCACAAAGTGGTGGAAATTCCTGCATCGAAAATCAAAAAGGAGATTACTAAGATCTTATTTGATCAAGGGTATATCTTAAACTACAAGTTTGAAGATAGCGCTGTTCAAGGTTCGATCAAAATCGCTTTAAAGTACGATAAGCAAACTAACAAACCTGCTATTAAGTCTATTCAGAGAGCTTCAAGACCAGGTTTGAGACAGTACAAAGGTTCAGCTGAGCTTCCAAGAGTACTTAACGGTTTGGGTATAGCTATCATCTCTACTTCTAAAGGAGTAATGACTGATAAGAAAGCTAGAGAAGAGAAAGTAGGCGGTGAAGTAATCTGCTATGTTTATTAA
- the rpsS gene encoding 30S ribosomal protein S19: MARSLKKGPFIHHTLDKKVQANIESGKKTVIKTWSRASMISPDFVGQTIAVHNGKSFIPVYVTENMVGHKLGEFSPTRSFRGHGGNKNKGSR, translated from the coding sequence ATGGCAAGATCACTTAAAAAAGGACCGTTCATTCATCATACTTTAGATAAGAAGGTTCAGGCAAATATAGAGTCTGGTAAGAAGACAGTTATCAAAACTTGGTCTAGAGCATCTATGATCTCTCCGGACTTCGTAGGACAAACTATTGCTGTACACAACGGGAAATCTTTTATCCCTGTATATGTTACAGAAAACATGGTTGGTCACAAGTTAGGCGAATTTTCTCCAACAAGATCTTTCAGAGGTCATGGTGGTAACAAAAACAAAGGAAGCAGATAA
- the rplW gene encoding 50S ribosomal protein L23: MSVIIKPVISEKANYLTDLRGTYSFLVNPKANKIEIKKAVEAAYGVKVADVNTMIYAPKVSSKYTKKGLQVGKTNKLKKAVIKLAEGEVIDIFAVN; encoded by the coding sequence ATGTCAGTTATTATTAAACCAGTTATTTCAGAAAAGGCTAACTACCTTACAGATTTAAGAGGTACTTATTCTTTCTTAGTTAACCCTAAGGCGAATAAGATCGAGATCAAAAAGGCTGTTGAAGCAGCTTACGGTGTAAAAGTAGCAGACGTTAACACAATGATTTATGCTCCGAAGGTTTCTTCAAAATACACTAAAAAAGGTCTTCAAGTAGGAAAGACAAACAAATTGAAAAAAGCGGTAATCAAACTTGCTGAAGGTGAGGTTATCGATATTTTTGCTGTAAATTAA
- the rplB gene encoding 50S ribosomal protein L2 encodes MSVRKLKPITPGQRFRIVNNFEEITTNKPEKSLVVGIKKSGGRNNTGKMTMRYTGGGHKKKYRIIDFKRNKANVEATVKSVEYDPNRTAFIALLEYADGEKRYIIAPNGIKVDQKVISGDSVEPNVGNAMKLKNIPLGTVISCVEMKPGQGAILARSAGSSAQLTSRDGKYAIIKLPSGESRMILTECMAMIGSVSNSDHQLTVSGKAGRSRWLGRRPRTRAVVMNPVDHPMGGGEGRSSGGHPRSRNGKPAKGYKTRKKNKVSNRYIVSKRK; translated from the coding sequence ATGTCTGTTAGAAAATTAAAACCTATCACCCCGGGACAGAGATTCAGAATTGTAAACAATTTTGAGGAAATTACTACTAACAAGCCAGAGAAATCTCTAGTAGTTGGTATTAAAAAGTCAGGTGGACGTAACAATACAGGTAAAATGACCATGCGTTACACCGGAGGTGGACACAAAAAGAAATACAGAATTATTGACTTCAAAAGAAACAAAGCAAACGTTGAAGCCACTGTAAAATCTGTAGAATACGATCCAAACAGAACTGCATTTATCGCTTTATTAGAGTACGCAGACGGAGAAAAGAGATATATCATCGCTCCAAACGGTATCAAAGTTGATCAGAAAGTAATTTCTGGTGACAGCGTAGAGCCTAATGTAGGTAACGCAATGAAGTTGAAAAACATTCCTTTAGGTACTGTTATTTCTTGTGTTGAAATGAAGCCTGGTCAAGGTGCTATTTTAGCAAGAAGTGCTGGTTCTTCAGCTCAATTAACTTCCAGAGATGGTAAATATGCGATCATCAAATTACCTTCAGGAGAATCAAGAATGATCCTTACTGAATGTATGGCAATGATTGGATCAGTTTCCAACTCGGATCACCAATTAACTGTATCAGGTAAAGCTGGTAGAAGCAGATGGTTAGGTAGAAGACCAAGAACAAGAGCGGTTGTAATGAACCCAGTAGATCACCCAATGGGTGGTGGTGAAGGACGTTCTTCAGGAGGTCACCCAAGATCTAGAAACGGTAAACCAGCTAAAGGTTACAAAACTAGAAAGAAAAACAAAGTGTCTAACCGTTACATCGTATCTAAAAGAAAATAA
- a CDS encoding LysR family transcriptional regulator yields MEIKFLKLIKTIAEEGSIAGSSEKLFLTQSALSHQLKDLEIQLGFKVFYRTRNKWELTEEGDVLYKTACTVIDSIENGLNTIQQIRAGAAGTIKISTECYSFYQGLPLFIQKMKMLYPEIEVDLVLEATHKPVEKVISNEIDIAVVTSKPSGNKELVSVEIFEDEILAIMHQENLLNNSEYLTADDFVDVHLIIHSFPLKTVSVYERFLNPNEIMPVKISAVPLTEVTLEMVQANIGITCMPKWALKSFRLSDELKFKKIGSNGLKRKHYLVVRKSDIGKKYVNDFLLNFKEYFQNFG; encoded by the coding sequence ATGGAAATCAAGTTTTTAAAGCTTATTAAAACAATTGCAGAAGAGGGAAGCATTGCCGGGTCTTCTGAAAAACTATTTTTGACGCAGTCTGCATTAAGTCATCAGCTTAAAGATCTTGAGATCCAGCTTGGTTTTAAGGTATTTTACAGGACACGGAACAAATGGGAATTAACTGAAGAGGGGGATGTGCTTTATAAAACTGCATGTACGGTAATAGATAGTATTGAAAATGGTCTGAATACGATTCAGCAGATAAGGGCCGGAGCGGCGGGTACAATAAAAATCAGTACAGAATGCTATTCATTTTATCAGGGGTTGCCGTTATTTATTCAGAAAATGAAAATGCTGTATCCTGAAATTGAGGTGGATCTGGTATTGGAAGCAACTCATAAGCCTGTTGAGAAAGTGATATCTAATGAGATTGATATTGCCGTTGTTACTTCAAAACCTTCTGGTAATAAAGAATTAGTAAGCGTTGAAATCTTTGAAGATGAAATTCTTGCCATCATGCATCAGGAAAATCTTCTGAATAATTCAGAGTATCTTACTGCGGATGATTTTGTGGATGTTCATTTAATTATTCATTCTTTTCCGTTAAAAACAGTCTCTGTGTATGAGCGTTTTCTAAATCCGAACGAAATAATGCCGGTGAAAATCTCTGCAGTTCCCCTAACGGAAGTAACTTTAGAAATGGTGCAGGCCAACATAGGAATTACCTGTATGCCGAAATGGGCATTAAAGTCTTTCAGATTATCTGATGAACTGAAGTTTAAAAAGATCGGAAGTAACGGTTTGAAAAGAAAGCATTATCTTGTTGTAAGGAAATCGGATATTGGAAAAAAATATGTTAATGATTTTCTTTTGAACTTCAAAGAGTATTTTCAAAATTTCGGATAG
- the rplD gene encoding 50S ribosomal protein L4 yields MELVVLNTSGKETGRKVTLDETVFGIEPNQHAVYLEVKQYLAAQRQGTHKAKERSEITASTKKLKKQKGSGSARYGDIKSPVFRGGGRVFGPKPRDYRFKLNKALKRLAKKSVLSQKMRDNSIKVLEDMSFAAPKTKDFINVLNALELNGKKSLFVLPEANKNVYLSSRNLPKAKVMNFNEISSYDLVNAGEIIFFEGAVEKFQENLKK; encoded by the coding sequence ATGGAACTAGTAGTATTAAATACATCAGGAAAAGAGACCGGAAGAAAAGTAACTCTAGACGAAACAGTATTCGGAATTGAGCCAAATCAGCACGCGGTTTACTTAGAAGTTAAACAGTACCTTGCTGCACAAAGACAAGGGACTCATAAAGCAAAAGAAAGAAGCGAAATTACTGCTTCTACTAAAAAGCTTAAGAAGCAAAAAGGATCAGGATCTGCTAGATACGGGGATATCAAATCTCCAGTATTCAGAGGTGGAGGTAGAGTATTCGGACCAAAACCAAGAGACTACAGATTCAAATTGAACAAAGCTCTTAAGAGATTAGCTAAAAAATCTGTTTTATCTCAGAAAATGAGAGACAACAGCATCAAAGTTTTAGAAGATATGAGCTTTGCAGCTCCTAAGACTAAAGATTTCATCAATGTATTAAATGCATTGGAACTTAACGGTAAAAAATCTTTATTCGTTCTTCCTGAAGCTAACAAGAATGTGTATTTATCTTCAAGAAACTTGCCTAAAGCTAAAGTAATGAACTTCAACGAGATCAGTTCTTACGATTTAGTTAACGCTGGTGAGATTATTTTCTTCGAAGGTGCAGTTGAAAAATTCCAGGAAAATTTAAAGAAATAA
- the rplE gene encoding 50S ribosomal protein L5 codes for MEYIARPKKAYKETIVPAMMEEFGYKSVMQVPKLEKIVVSQGLGDATADKKIIDYAVEELTNITGQKAVGTISKKDEAAFKLRKGMPVGAKVTLRGNQMYEFLDRLTSSALPRIRDFSGIKADGFDGRGNYNLGITEQIIFPEIVIDKVKKIQGMDITFVTTAKTDKEAKALLTHFGLPFKKN; via the coding sequence ATGGAATATATAGCAAGACCCAAAAAAGCATATAAAGAGACAATTGTTCCTGCAATGATGGAAGAATTCGGGTATAAGTCAGTAATGCAAGTACCTAAATTAGAGAAAATCGTTGTATCACAAGGTTTAGGTGATGCTACTGCAGACAAAAAAATCATTGATTATGCTGTAGAAGAACTTACAAATATCACAGGTCAAAAGGCTGTTGGTACAATCTCTAAAAAAGACGAAGCTGCTTTCAAATTGAGAAAAGGTATGCCAGTAGGTGCAAAAGTTACCCTAAGAGGAAATCAGATGTATGAATTCTTAGACAGACTTACTTCTTCTGCTTTGCCTCGTATCAGAGATTTCTCTGGAATCAAAGCTGATGGTTTCGATGGTAGAGGTAACTACAACTTAGGTATTACTGAGCAGATTATCTTCCCTGAAATCGTAATTGACAAAGTGAAAAAAATCCAAGGGATGGACATCACTTTCGTAACTACTGCGAAAACAGATAAAGAAGCTAAAGCATTATTAACTCACTTCGGTTTACCATTTAAAAAGAACTAA
- the rpsN gene encoding 30S ribosomal protein S14 yields MAKESMKARERKREALVAKYAAKRQALKEAGDYEGLQKLPKNASPVRLHNRCKLTGRPRGYMRTFGISRVTFREMANNGLIPGVRKASW; encoded by the coding sequence ATGGCTAAAGAATCAATGAAAGCGCGTGAGCGCAAAAGAGAAGCACTAGTTGCTAAATACGCTGCTAAAAGACAAGCTCTTAAAGAAGCTGGTGATTACGAAGGTCTTCAAAAATTGCCTAAAAATGCTTCTCCTGTAAGATTACACAACAGATGTAAACTAACAGGTAGACCAAGAGGATATATGAGAACGTTTGGTATTTCCAGAGTAACTTTCAGAGAAATGGCTAACAACGGTCTTATCCCAGGTGTAAGAAAAGCTAGTTGGTAA
- the rplN gene encoding 50S ribosomal protein L14 encodes MLQTESRLKVADNTGAKEVLVIRVLGGTRRRYASVGDKIVVTIKDSTPSGNAKKGQVSKAVVVRTKKAVRRKDGSYIKFDDNACVLLNAAGEMRGTRVFGPVARELRDKEYMKIISLAPEVL; translated from the coding sequence ATGTTACAAACAGAATCAAGATTAAAAGTTGCTGATAACACAGGTGCAAAAGAAGTACTAGTTATCAGAGTTCTGGGAGGAACCAGAAGAAGATATGCTTCAGTTGGTGATAAAATCGTTGTTACGATCAAAGATTCTACGCCATCAGGAAACGCAAAAAAAGGTCAGGTATCTAAAGCTGTAGTAGTAAGAACTAAAAAAGCAGTAAGAAGAAAAGATGGTTCATACATCAAATTCGACGATAATGCTTGTGTATTACTAAACGCAGCGGGAGAAATGAGAGGAACACGTGTTTTCGGACCGGTTGCTCGTGAGTTGAGAGACAAAGAATATATGAAAATCATTTCATTAGCTCCTGAAGTACTTTAA
- the rplF gene encoding 50S ribosomal protein L6: protein MSRIGKAIITIPAGVTVTENNGVVTVKGAKGELSQELTAGITLEQKDGELNVNRPSDSKQHKALHGLYRALINNMIVGVSEGFTKQLELVGVGYRASHAGQKLELALGFSHGIVLELPSEVKVDTLTEKGKNPIITLTSHDKQLLGMVTAKIRSFRKPEPYKGKGVRFVGEIVRRKAGKSA, encoded by the coding sequence ATGTCAAGAATTGGTAAAGCAATTATAACAATTCCAGCAGGAGTTACAGTCACTGAAAATAACGGTGTAGTAACTGTAAAAGGAGCTAAAGGAGAACTTTCTCAGGAGCTTACTGCAGGAATTACTTTAGAACAAAAAGATGGTGAGCTTAATGTAAACAGACCATCTGATTCTAAGCAACACAAAGCGCTTCACGGTTTATACAGAGCGTTAATTAACAACATGATTGTTGGTGTTTCAGAAGGATTCACAAAACAATTAGAACTAGTAGGGGTAGGATACAGAGCATCTCACGCAGGTCAAAAGCTTGAGTTAGCTTTAGGATTCTCTCACGGTATCGTATTAGAACTTCCAAGTGAAGTAAAAGTTGATACATTGACTGAAAAAGGTAAAAACCCAATTATTACTTTAACGTCTCATGACAAGCAACTTCTAGGAATGGTTACTGCAAAGATCCGTTCTTTCAGAAAGCCTGAGCCATACAAAGGAAAAGGTGTAAGATTCGTAGGAGAAATTGTTAGACGTAAAGCTGGTAAATCTGCTTAA
- the rplC gene encoding 50S ribosomal protein L3 codes for MSGIIGKKIGMTSLFNEEGKNIPCTVIQAGPCSILQVRTLENDGYTAVQLGFDDKSEKNVGKALAGHFKKAGSAPKAKLVEFHDGFTDAKVGEEVNVQLFIEGEYVDVTGTSKGKGFQGVVKRHGFGGVMQATHGQHNRLRAPGSIGAGSDPSRVFKGMRMAGRMGGKQVTVQNLQVLKVDQEQNLLVVKGAVPGAKNSYVIIRKWN; via the coding sequence ATGTCAGGTATTATTGGTAAAAAAATCGGTATGACATCTTTGTTTAACGAAGAAGGGAAAAACATTCCTTGTACAGTTATTCAAGCTGGTCCATGCTCGATTTTACAGGTCAGAACCTTAGAAAACGACGGTTATACAGCTGTGCAGTTAGGTTTCGATGACAAGAGTGAGAAGAACGTTGGTAAAGCGTTAGCTGGCCATTTTAAAAAGGCTGGTTCTGCTCCTAAAGCTAAATTAGTTGAATTCCATGACGGATTCACAGATGCTAAAGTAGGAGAGGAAGTAAATGTTCAACTATTCATCGAAGGTGAATATGTAGACGTAACAGGAACTTCAAAAGGTAAAGGTTTCCAAGGTGTTGTTAAAAGACACGGATTTGGAGGTGTAATGCAGGCAACTCATGGTCAGCACAACAGACTTAGAGCTCCAGGTTCTATCGGTGCTGGATCTGACCCTTCAAGAGTATTCAAAGGGATGAGAATGGCTGGAAGAATGGGAGGTAAGCAGGTAACTGTTCAAAACCTTCAAGTGTTAAAAGTTGATCAAGAACAAAATCTTTTAGTAGTAAAAGGTGCTGTTCCGGGAGCTAAAAATTCTTATGTAATTATCAGAAAATGGAACTAG
- the rplP gene encoding 50S ribosomal protein L16 — protein sequence MLQPKRTKFRRVHKMKMKGNAQRGSQLAYGTFGIKATEGAWITARQIEAARIAATRYMKREGQLWIKIFPDKPITKKPAEVRMGKGKGAVEYWVAVVKPGKIMFEVGGVPYEVAKEALRLAAQKLPVVTKFVVANDFVKPL from the coding sequence ATGTTACAACCAAAAAGAACCAAATTCCGTAGAGTTCACAAGATGAAGATGAAGGGGAATGCCCAGAGAGGTAGTCAACTTGCATACGGAACTTTTGGGATCAAAGCAACAGAAGGTGCTTGGATCACTGCAAGACAAATTGAAGCGGCTCGTATCGCTGCGACAAGATATATGAAGAGAGAAGGTCAGTTATGGATCAAAATCTTCCCGGATAAGCCAATTACTAAGAAACCAGCGGAAGTACGTATGGGTAAAGGTAAAGGTGCTGTTGAATACTGGGTAGCTGTAGTAAAACCAGGTAAAATTATGTTCGAAGTAGGTGGAGTTCCTTACGAAGTAGCGAAAGAAGCTCTTAGACTTGCTGCACAGAAATTACCAGTAGTTACTAAATTCGTAGTTGCTAACGATTTTGTTAAACCTCTATAA
- the rplR gene encoding 50S ribosomal protein L18: MALSKLEKRIRIKRRVRGKISGSSELPRLSVYKSNKEIYAQLIDDKNGKTLVSASSREKGVDAKGTKTEVSTAVGKAIAAKAIAAGIENIVFDRNGFVYHGRVKALADGAREGGLKF, from the coding sequence ATGGCATTAAGTAAATTAGAAAAAAGAATAAGAATCAAAAGAAGAGTAAGAGGAAAAATCTCTGGTTCTTCTGAATTGCCAAGATTATCTGTATATAAAAGTAATAAGGAAATTTACGCTCAGTTAATCGACGATAAAAACGGTAAAACTTTAGTATCTGCTTCTTCTAGAGAGAAAGGTGTAGACGCTAAAGGAACTAAGACAGAAGTTTCTACAGCTGTTGGTAAAGCTATTGCTGCTAAAGCTATCGCTGCAGGAATCGAAAATATTGTATTTGACAGAAACGGTTTCGTATACCACGGTAGAGTAAAAGCTCTGGCTGATGGTGCGAGAGAAGGAGGACTTAAATTCTAA